The following DNA comes from Henckelia pumila isolate YLH828 unplaced genomic scaffold, ASM3356847v2 CTG_461:::fragment_3, whole genome shotgun sequence.
TAGAAGAGATGTCCAACCACCATCCTGTATGGTCAACATTATTACGCAGAGAAATGCAATAATTCCCTTCCAGTTGAGATTGCTCCATGGTTGGTGAGATGACATTTATTTCTCTTAAAATTTCTACTATATATACCACGCATTCTTGTACAAGAATTTTCTCAGATGATAGAAGACACCTAAAAGCTACTTGCATTATCTATAGGATATGTCTAATTCCATCTCTGATTCGGCCTCCACCAAAGAATCAACCAAGAACACTGATGAAAACCCTCCTGATATATATGTTCTGTCCAGTGATGATGAGGATGAACATGTGGAGATTGTCTTAATATCTTCTGATGAGGATGATGGGCTGCCACCTCCTAATACAACTGCTGGCAGTGATCAATACATTGAATGGAAAAAACCAGATGGTGAGAATTTAAAGAATACACCACCAGAAATTGACAGGAACACTATAGAAGATGATGGAGGTCTTGAAAAATCAAATGACTCGGACGATGCAACCACCGAGACTACTGTTGTGATCATCGACGATAGCAGTTCCGACTCCTACTATCCTCGTAGCTCTCAATCATCTAACTCAGTCTCTGATGTGTAGGGTGCAACTATGGAATGAACATCAACGTAAATAATGTTTGGTGAAGGAGACTCCTCTTTTGTGCCCCatgttttgattgattatgCATGTAGGTAATCAATATGTGAAGCAACTTTTGTAAGCAGCCTGTGATTTACTTTATGGGGCAGCAGTATATTGACCTTCTGTGAAATATCTGCTCAAGCCAGGCTTCTACTCATCTCAATGTCGAGCATCCAACACTTGTGTATATTTTAGTAAATAAATTACGTTGAtgtatattatatgtgttggtTCTTTGACTAAAGATTATGTTGTTATGTAGTCTATGAGATATTAGATGTGAGTAAATGTTGAGCCAAGAATATATATGCGTGACATAGCAAACCAAATATTCCATGCATGAATACAAACACTCAAAAGAGTTCATTGATGTGAATATTGGTACTGCCCGAGGCCTTTCAATATTTGTTTAAAACATTAACAGTGACATAATAGTCTACTGCATTGAAAATGTTAAATAACTCATATTTACTCACAAATCATAATATATAAACATTCTTGTTCAGCAAAACATACAGCATTACAATTCACATCCACTTGTTACAAACAAGTGGTGAACTACCTTAGGCAAGCTCAAACAAGCTTGATAAAGTTGCTGAGCCAAAACAATTGGCAGTGCTAGTTGCACAAGATAGTGCAGCACAAGTGCAGATACTACCATGGTTTTTTTCaatatcatgcatatattacATAGGGTAggccaaaatacaaaatacaaaTTCCAAGTATGTTAATCATGAAACTGAGGAAGGCCTCCACCTTCTTCAATCTTTGTGCAACAGCCTTTGAATCAAGCTAACTCTACCCTCTTCAGGCAGACGCAGAAAGAGGCCCAACTTACTTGGATTGTCCACCATCAACTCTGCCACCAACACTTTTTCATCCATGTTGAACTCTCTCATGTCTCCTAGTGCGTTAAATGCCTTGTCCAATAGTGCAGCCACCTTCTCGTCAGTCCCGAGTTGCTTTACGAGATCCGACATAGTGGACTTAGTAATGTCCGCTAAATTGTTGATAGCATTGACAATACCATCTTCATTTTCAACATTTTTCTTGCGTTTCTTAGAATTCAACTTCTTAGCACTAGTTGCATTGGACAGAGGACTTTGCGAAACTGAAACTGATTCATCTGCACCCTCCATAGTATTGAGAAACTCAGTGGACACATAATCGACATCGGGGCTTACATCATTGACCCTGCTCAGAATTTCTTGTACAGCAGTAATAAATGGCTCCACGTAATTGCCTGCTGCCCTATCGTTTCCAAATATCTCGCACCAGTCATTGAAATACGGCCACGATTTATTTCGCATGAGACGTGCATTACTATCCCCCTGTAAAATAAATGCACCAAATAATAACTCATCATGCATGAATATTGTTAACAAGCTTTAAAAGTTTCCATACCTTAATAATTTCTTCCCACGCATCGTTCGAAGCATCAATCATTTTCTCAGTTTCATTCCAACCTATACCACTGCGACTTAACATGGACATCAAGGAGCCATGTGTTTTCTTCCACACGTGAATTTTAGAGATTATGTGTGGGTTAGCCCGTATGTTTGAACCTGGAAACACTTTGGCGAGCTCAGTCTCCAAGAAAGACAAGTAGCCACAACGAAAACCATTCTCGCTTTTAAAACCTCGATGAACTGCTGTTTTCAAAGATTCGATAAGGGCTTCTTCCTCTCTGACGCTCCAAGTACGACGTGTTTTCTCAGATTTTGTGCCTCGTCCATTCGCATTGAAAGAGCTTGGACCAGAATCCATATCTTTGGACATATGAAATGTGTGATCACCTGAAAATAAATTGTTTGTCAATAATGctgacataaaaaaaaaaattaaagtgtaAATGTTAATCATGAGACTGAACATATATGGAGAATAACATCTAATACAACTAAAATTGGTCAAATATTAAAAACATTGAAAGCATGGATATATTACACATAATTAGTCAACAGACTATCATACACATACATGAGTTTAAACAGGACTCTAAACGTAACAATCATAAGGAATCCAAGACTTAGTCAATAATAGCACGCAATACAAGTCTCCATAATACGATTTAAGTCTACATTTGGTACATCCACATTGCTAAATTGTCTCTCCACGTGTCCCAAGCTTGAGAAGATGTCAAAGTTTCTATAAAGTCATCATTTTGGCCATGCGTTGGACTAATGTTGTCATCTTCTAGTTCTTCAACAGGATCATCGGGCATTTGATTTCGGATGAAATTATGCAATAAAATACAAGCCATTATCATTCTATTTTGTATTTTCAAGGGGTAAAATGAAGGTGATCGAAGCACAGCCCATCTCTTTTTAAGCATCCCGAATGCCCTTTCAATTACATTACGCGCACGACAGTGTTTTGCATTGAAACACTCCTTGTAATTTTCTGGCCCAGTAGATGAATTGGCCCAAGCATCCAAGTGATATCGCACTCTCCTATATGGTGTCAAGAACCCCTCTACGTTTGCATATCCACTGTCACAGAGATAATAGCATCCTGTGACATAACAATGAATGGATATTAGATTACTCAAGGGAACCGTAAAAAGTTCACGAATCTCATTTCTATTAAGACAGTATAACAAACTAAACATATTACCTCTTGGAACTTTGAAACCTTCATTTCTTGTTACAGCATCACGTAGGACCCTTGCATCAGCTGCTGATCCCTCCCAACCACAAAGCGCATAAATGAAATTCATATTATGATCACATACACCCAAAACATTTATGGCAATAGTACCCTTTCTTGTTCTGAATTTGGGCTTCTCATTTTTTGGAACATGCACACTAACATATGTACCATCCAATGCTCCGAGACAACCCTGaaaattcattaaaaatttcaaaaaacagTAACAAATAGTACGCAAGTGAGTGATGTTTCAAAGTAAACATTATTTAAAAGTTGTACTTTCCCAAAGAAGTGAAATATTATCTCTTACCTTAAACCATTTCCATGTTTCATTTGATGAGTCTTCTCGGATAGGAACTGACTTCACCAAAAGTATAGGATGTAGTTTCAATATTGAGGACAACACTTCGTGGAAATGATTGCTCACTGTATGACCACTACGCATGTAATCATGCCCGGTTACTCGGTTTTTTTTATGATGTGCTAAAATAGATAGGAACATAGCAACCTTCTCCTCTACCTTCACATATCTAGATTCGACCAGCCCTCCGACATTACTTAGCAAGTAACACAATCGTGCGAATGCATTCCGATTCATTCGCAAATTCAAAACACACTGAGCATCGCCAATTTCAGTGATCCTATGTAAGTGGTTAATTTGTGCATTTAATCTTTGTGTCATATTGTAAGACACCTCCCTTCTATGTGTGACACGTCTTCGTTTGGCAATTACATTCTTGTAGTGTCGTGCTAAAACACATACCATCAACAAATTCCCCAACAACATACGGTGCACCAGAATGATAAGGATAATGTTTCTACGTCTTGTGTCCATTGGTTGAAGTACTtaagaaaatataaaaatcattaGTTGAGCAGCCCAAGTACAAATTAGGAATACAAAGTTGACTTCATATcaaaacagctgcaaaaataATGCTTCATGTAAGATGCTCATATATCCGAATATGTCTTCTGTAAATCGGTAAACCTTTTTTGTGATGAAGGATGCAGACAACCATCGATTCATTATGTGAATAGATGCGTAATGTAATATGACAATAAATAATCTGAACAAAGGTGTTAACGTGTTGGAAAACCGACAACCAAAACATAAAACCTAAAGCCAAATTACTCAAAGTAATGAATCTGTCGACAGACAAATTGAAGTTTTCCCACGTAAACAGTGGGTAGATTTCACACGACACCTTTTAGATCGAGCCGGTCAAATATGTACTTTGTGCAGATATATATGTACGTATTTCATACCAAAATTGGAACCCAAATTTGGAACCATTACTCTCAAAGGGAATGTTCGTACCTTATGCAGCGACAAACTTTAAATCCTGAGCTGTTGGCTACGATCTTTGTCCACGGATCTCGTTATGAGTATACCCCATTATCTTTCGCTTTTTCAGATCTGGATCCGATAAGAATGACGACACAACTGGCTTATAAATTATGTTAAAATATTAAGGGGCAATTTGGTAATGTTGGCCTTCAATCTTGTTCACTGTAGACAAATGGATTCCTAAAACCAGCGTGAGGAATGGATTTGTTTTCCACACGTAACAGTAAAAAATCCCGgggcttcgagattggagggaACGCCTAAATTACGAGAGAAACATAGGTTAAGGGATCAATCACAGCCTTATCATAGACACCGAACACAGCCTAAGTGTTTAGTGGAGGGGGAATAAATACCTTACAAATTTTCGGCTTGATTAGGTTTGGGTTCACAAATAACAATCTTGTTATATCAACTCCGACGATGACACAAGTCCGCAAAGCAAACTAACGCGGAATATAGGTTCGTGATCAAAGTGAACTTAATAAATACTAAGGCAATGAATCGGCAGAAACCTACTTGGTAGATAGTaaattatcaataaattaaacatattcacaaaagtgtccaaataaataataataaattcaaataaaagtAAATCCTCATCTCAAGATACCGGACATCTAGTAATATTCAATCTTTGGACAGAATATTACTTGTAAGTTGTAAGTGATATTTTGTTGTAGTAATCAAATACTGATAATaagaacatatcaaataataaatctCCTTTTTAATAGATttattattcacatataaaactaAATAGTCATCACATATTTTAGTACCATAAGTGCACATGTGGTTCTGTTAAATAATAATCTTTCTTTGGACCGACTAATTATTCGCATAAGTTACATGAACAAAACATTTTATATTCTACAAGAAATTAATTTCCATGAGATATATCACTTTGGCAACGTATTTTCTTCAATCAGTTTatcccaaaatatatatatattatccattgatttattcaaatttaatatcaaataaaactgaccattttctttttttaaaaaaataaatttaaatattttggtcAAATTCAACTATTTAACGTTGACAGTAGGGAATGCCTAtgaccatatcttcaatgcagaCCGGCGAGCAAGTCAGGCGGTTAACTGTTCACAGTGATTTTTTCGGGTTGTATGTTTgtatattcaaaattaaatgACTCATATATATGGACTTGATAAACTGAATCCATAGGAAAcaatcaataaattcaaataaggCAAACCTCGTAAGAGAACATTGAACACTGATAGTAAATAACATGTCAagtaacaatattttttttggccATTTTATTATTAACTTGAAAATCGAATAACTGTCATATGTTTACCCCCACAAATGCATAGGTAAGCTTATTAAATATTAACTTTCCTTCGGCCTAATTAATActcataaaaattaaatataaaaaacttttttatatttcaaaataaattgatttttgggcttttaaccAAATTAAGaattatccaaaaatatatGATGGGTTAGAAATTTTCCAGATCAATCAAACCCTCTTGCTCAAACGGTCGCCTGTCTAGGAATATCTCTTCCAAGGCTATTCCAATCTCAAGAAAATCATAGGATATTAAGAGCAAAAGATCTTTCCTTCTTCAAACCAAGCCAGATGATACCCACAAGTATCTATTTCAACAATCCTTGTGAATCTGAATCTATTCTCTAGAACTATCCAAGTCTAATCCAGATAGTCACTCTATCTAAGACTTAGTTCTGTACTTTATTCGATATCAAAAAATACCTTCCGCCTATGACAATCCCGTCAAGAGACAATCTTATCCCTCGGTACAAACCCAGTACCAAAAACTAAACAACTCGGtccttttaaaaaattctaCTGGTAATCGTCAGTCCGCCTACTAGATATATCCATCTAGTAATTCTCATGAACTAGAACCATCTTGATAGTTATATCCCTGGCTACTACTGCGTAAAATATCAAGACTGAGGTAACCTTTCCATAAGCCTATCTGGAATAAATCCTCCTGAAACaccggcatagggtcgcgctttCTTACCCATCTTAATCAGCCAACACAATCCACAGCCCCTAGTATAAGCCATCAACATGCCCTCGATGAAATCCATCATCTCTGGCGACAATCtatttgtaaggcccgggattatttaatttaatccgagattatttaattttgatccgagtatatttaatttgggaatatctagagtttcgatttaaattctaatattcttaaattatttaggattgaaattaaattaaaataaggccgaggactgaattgtaatttttgaagacttgagggactaaaatgtaATTTGGCTGAAGTTATctgattttaaatttaatactCAGCATGTCAACGTGTATTTCCATTGTGAATTCAGAAATAATAACAGAGGGGCCGagatcctttcttttcttttgatttcttgattttcaaatccttgtatcttttgatccgatcgtctgattttgattccgtttagtgttctggaatccttgcaacaaaGGCTTCAATTTAACGTAAGTCTTTATGTATTGCATCATGTTTTGAGAATCAagatatggcagagatcagtacgtTTGCATATAATTATGTTCTTGAGGTGTTGTATCATTTATTTTCAAACAGAATCGACAAACGACTATCGAttgtgttcttatgatttccagcttatGATTCGAGTTATATATCTGCTGATATATGGGATTATGATGATACTTTTCTGGTTTTTATAagttatatgctgatatgagttgggaaatggtttcgatattttgtcggttaccgattttcaatcgctacgccacCGATTTAGGTTTtgagactgttttgatagccgatgattgagctgagatgtTAAGTGATATGTTATTGATGTTGTAGCAATGTTATTTTCAGTTTCAGAGTTTAttcggagactattgactcaaaaACCTCAACTTTAAACTGAAGGAAGAAGTGACGAAGGTTTGAAGTGGTTTTGATTGAcgattcttgatgattttggaTTGATTCTGAAATGGTAGACTTGAACGAAGTTTGATATGTGTCTTTTGATAttgtgtttcagatttgaagcattccgaactgagaaatacgaaggtataatgacgacatcgcgagtcagggatttgaaactcgggaatgacgtttcttgagttgtcccgcaaaaatcacatacttgattatcttttgatttgtttttgatgttgtcgatccatctcaggtagtggatctttgagtttgagtcgatatgatatgctattgaattgattctatgtcaAGGTCTGAGGcggccttattttcgagtcaagaatgactacgatagatggatatccatgtcaagatcgtttacgaatcttgatggcaaacgacgttatatgaatcaattcataattgatatatgcgttatttactctattattGAGTCGTTTAtaaatagagttgatatgatttctttaacgctttatatatgtcgattatactgggaattatttctcaccagagtttatccggctgttgctttgttttgtatgtgtgcattgcaacagaggGGACAAGAGCTAGTCAAAGATGTCAttgatagctcgagagagagattgagcaagtgaggactcgggttgtagctgAAGGACTAGGCCTTTGAATGTATCAAACTTAGTAGACAATTAGAAACTTGAAGCACACTTTTGAGACTTTGTGTAGTCTATGGTTTATTGcctttgatattattattttgatgtAATAAAGGCATGGATTTATGCTTCATGTTTAGtactatcattatatgcatATTCCTTAATATATTCAACCATGTACTGTATTGCTTTGAGGTGATTCAGATTGAATGTTCAAGTTTTGACAACACAATACttttctgcagattttctgggCAGAGTGGCCACTCGATCGAtaggatttcaccgatcgagcgaggcctattTTTCTTAAACAAAAACTTccattttcttgctcgctcgatctgtaagatttgaccgatcgagcgaggccatgatTTGCCCAGACCCGAGGGATGAGATtccttgcccgctcgatcggtaggattttaccgatcgag
Coding sequences within:
- the LOC140872258 gene encoding uncharacterized protein, with the protein product MDTRRRNIILIILVHRMLLGNLLMVCVLARHYKNVIAKRRRVTHRREVSYNMTQRLNAQINHLHRITEIGDAQCVLNLRMNRNAFARLCYLLSNVGGLVESRYVKVEEKVAMFLSILAHHKKNRVTGHDYMRSGHTVSNHFHEVLSSILKLHPILLVKSVPIREDSSNETWKWFKGCLGALDGTYVSVHVPKNEKPKFRTRKGDHTFHMSKDMDSGPSSFNANGRGTKSEKTRRTWSVREEEALIESLKTAVHRGFKSENGFRCGYLSFLETELAKVFPGSNIRANPHIISKIHVWKKTHGSLMSMLSRSGIGWNETEKMIDASNDAWEEIIKGDSNARLMRNKSWPYFNDWCEIFGNDRAAGNYVEPFITAVQEILSRVNDVSPDVDYVSTEFLNTMEGADESVSVSQSPLSNATSAKKLNSKKRKKNVENEDGIVNAINNLADITKSTMSDLVKQLGTDEKVAALLDKAFNALGDMREFNMDEKVLVAELMVDNPSKLGLFLRLPEEGRVSLIQRLLHKD